From the Juglans microcarpa x Juglans regia isolate MS1-56 chromosome 3D, Jm3101_v1.0, whole genome shotgun sequence genome, the window ctaatagtctaatatagactattatGGATCAGTATTAGTTATGCAGGGCAATCTGATTTATGCTATTAAGGATCTAATGAACTACCTCCCAAAGGTCTCAGTGCAACATACTAACCGATTACCAAATAAAGTTGCTGATGGCTTGGCCAAGCTTGCACGGTTTCAAGAGTCTTTAGCAGTTTGGGGAGATCAAATACCTATTCTATTGCTCTAATTGTAGAGGCTGAAATGATGTAGTTTGTTTTCTATCTTCTGTTACATAGTTTATGAACATTTAGCTATGTAATTTTGCTTTCAAGTTAAGCTGATGAATACAATTATGGTTATggttaccataaaaaaaaaaaaaaatatatatatatatatatatatagactatagttatagttatacaaaatcactataactatatatagtatgtatattaatattaatacagtatatagtattattatgatagtatcactataatagtatagtatatagttagtattataatatatactatagtatactatatatactatatattaatatcactatatatataattaatatatatataatatatactatactatatattatgcatATAGACTAATTTTAGTCCCAAAGGTCAAACGGCGTCGTGTAATGAGGCTATATATATTACGGTTACATCCCCCGCGCTCGACCATCTCTGGTCTACCTCTCGAGTCCCTGACTCCCTGAGTCCCCGCAGCAGTCTCTCACGCCGTCAACAGCCCCTCGCCGTTGACGCTGTTGGTCCATTCTGTTCTCCTCCACTCCCAGTTGTTCCAGAGGCTACAGAATCACAGATATTGTTTTCCCCTATCTCGGCGAGCTAATCGGTATGTGaacatatatatgctttttaattttcaaaatcttacatttacTTCATGAATTATTACAATGTTTCAATTCATTGCTAATTGATTCATTTCATTTAGGATTTTTATCGAATTTACAGATTTgagatttagggttttttacAGACTTCGAAATCTGATTagggtttatattttatagttttttttgtaTAGCTCCCCATCAAGCTGAAtctgtattttataattgtggaaggtataattttatattttatattttaggatttagggtttatatatgttttatagcTCCCCATCGAGGATGAACATGTATAGTTCCCCATCCAGCTGAAAATAGCTTGATTtctttcctctttgtttttgtgggtaattttgtttctttgttcatATATATCTGTTAGTAGATTTGAAcctgataaatttttttgggttgcATGGATGTCAATCAGTGATTCTACTGGTTTGGTTTTCTTGTGTGTTCTTGAATCATTACAATGTTTTCTTGCATTGTGTGTATTCTCTATTTGAATTTCTTTATGTGTGTATTCTGAGTGCATTCTTTATGATCTTTCTTGCATTGTGTGTATTCTCTATTTGAATTTTCTGTTATtgcattgatgatttttctttctctattaatCTTTATTCTGTGTGTATTGATATAAGGAACCCGGAAGCTTTTTCTCTTGTGCTATGTAACAAGAGGCAGGGTACTTTGCCCTTTTGGCTTGTCGTTGCAATTCATGTACTTGAGATTcctttatatcaatttatttggtgtccattgaacacttataaaaaaaagtcagttttgggtgatccttctttttttttgtgtattttttgtgaaCTGGTATCAATATGTGCATAACTGCATATTGTAAAAACTTTAATGAGCTTCTAATTTAGGGTATATTTTgttgttacaattttttttttttttttttatatcagattttatatttttatagcagaCTTTTCtattgcaatttttttgttatagcaCATTTTTTTATAGCACAATTTTTATGGCAGCAGTTTTTTTACATGGGAGCAGTTTTTTTAtggcagaattttttttatggtagatgattaaaaccggaaaaccggaccgaaccggaccagaACCGGTAACACcaaaagtaccggtttagggggGTAACcagtgcgtaatcggtttttgaaaatgcaaaactggtacataccggtttggttctaaattttgtttaaaactggaccggaccggactggttacacccctattcCTCATGGTAATttttctccattattttttttcatttcacttatttaagttatttgaaaTTACTTTGAAACCTGATATGaattattagggttttgtgattgtgtttgtgaaattactttgaaatctgGTAGATGGTatttgtgttattagggtttttgaatccgaaatttaggatttttgtgatcgTGTTTGTGTAATTGTGtgtaattgtaatttgtaatctGTGTAATCTATGTAATTTGTAattgtaattgtattttttgtgattgtgtttgtgtaaTTTTGTGATTGTTTTCTACTGGAATAACATCTGTGTCCTGTTTAACATCTGTGTCCTCCATGAATCACCATTAATTTCGAACTACTTATTGGGAAGTTGGGAACCGTGAACAGAGATCATTAAGGGCCAAAACTGGAGGTTGGGGGAGGGGCCCaccatatttttataattctgtAATTGAAAGTATGCATATAAAGAATTAAAGTTGGAAATATAAATCTCTTCTTtgatattcaatatatatatatgtgtctTTTATTTTCGTGACTTTTGTATCCAGTCatattttgattaatttctCCCCTTctaattagttataaaattaattgaattggtCCTTTTCAAATGTGCTTGAATTTTTAAAAGGagaaagatatttataatattgttcCTTAATTATCACGTGGCCAAACTTTTACCATCTCCATACATGCTGCACATACAGGTAGACATGCATGCAGACACGTAATTGTTGACATGTAATATTCTCTCATCATTTACACACCATAATTGACAGATAAATACAAGAaagaacagatttttttaaagcagtttttttttttttttaatcaacatatatatatatttttttacaaatttgcattttattaaaaccagAAAATCGGACTAAACTGTACCGGaaccggtaaaactggaagtatcggtttagggggtaactggtgcgtaatcgatttttgaaaatgcaaaaccggtatataccggttcggtcttaaattttgtccaaaaccggactggACCAAACCAGTTACACACCTAATACCTACTTTCGAAACAGTACACCAGAACATACCAATTCCAatttccaaatattttatttcaatattttaaccAAAATGATTACAGAAATggaatttaaaacattaattataCTACGTCTATCTCTGAGCGAGAGAGACAAAACTCGTGTCTCTCCCCACGAGCTAGTTTCCTGGTCCGTAACTTGCTATTTTGGCCGGATGTTTGGACACAAGGAAGCCTTGTGCACGGCTGATCAAAGAAGATGTTGCCAATCCAAGATCCTTTGTTAAGGCCGATTCCCTTTACCAGCTAGCTTCCACGACATTGCGGAGCCTAACCTTAAGTTCTGATCAACAGATGCAAcaatcatatgcatgcatgtctttCCTAGCCTCGGCATGCATGCTTTTTAGTCTCTGAATTACTCCTCACATTAATATATAGTCGCCTAACTAAggatcaaaatatatatatatatatatatatatagtcgcCTAACAAGTCTGTTATGTACTACTCCTTGCAGCATACATatcgtatgcatgcatgcatttccaACCTATCTATCAACTTTGAGGCATCAGCCTTGTTGAAATACTGCCTAATTGGCATAAGTACTCAAGTATTTTGCATGATCATATGCTATTCCTTGATGGGATTGAGGACTTCATGTTGAGTTGGATCGTGTGAGAAACCATATCCTCTCGTGCCCTATATTCATCTATATAAGCTAGAATATTTCCCTCACTTCCAATCCAGTACTTTGAGGGAGGGGAGGGAAGATATATCTTCTTACGACATTATTCTTTCTCTttgtaaaaataagaatattatccTTTCTTggggttttagaaaatgagacacTCTCCTCAACATTACACTAGAGGATGTAGTGGGGGTGAGATATTGCGTTTATtgatttttccccttttttgtttgggaattagaaaatcaaaacatatatatgggTTCTCGGCGACCCAAAGGGCCGATCTTTTGTGAAATTGATTTAAGTTGGGATTGATAAAAAGGTGTTTGACAAAATTATTGGCGTGGGTTTgtgttttttgttatttcttatCTAACTCTGATAGTTGCTTTACTGTTTGGAAATACagtttggggtttttttttgagttggagATTGAGGGAATGGATTCTGACAATGAACAAGGTTACAAACCTCCTCCAGAGTTTCAAGTGGAGGCCGCCAAGGAACCACTTATCGACCCTAGTTCGACGGACTCCAAAGAACTTTGGCTCATTCAGTGGCCTAATGGTAAAGAGGTAAGTTTTAGTCTTTGGACTCCACAGGGATTCCGGAGTATTTTGTTTATATCAAGGTTGAAGTAAAAAGAGGAATTAAAAAACAGCATGATGCAAGGTTGTTTGCATGCTGTAATACGTATGTCAATGTTGTAATTTTGCCACACTTCGAAGAGTTACTTGTATTTGATGTGAATGTTTGTACAACTTGGTTTGATGGGCCAATGCCATCAAttccaatttgtttttattaattattatttttcaaattaactgCTTTGAATAAGGCAGCTCAAGTAGAACATGAATTGGTTGTCTGGGTTTGACTTTCATAGCATTGAAATCAACATGTCTAGGCAGTGACTTTATCAATTGATATATGGCTATTGCAGCTTCCTGGATTGGACGGGCAAGAACTGTCACTCAAACTTCATCATGATGGAAAGTTGGGCAGTTTTGAGGATTCATCTGGTAAATATAAGTCTTTGATAGTGGCACCAAGATGGGGCGGGGTACTCCAGTCTCAGCAATCAGTTTTTTTGTTGTGTTAATTCCATTCTTAGCATCTATTGTAGATTCCTTTAGATATGCTTTTACTGCTTGCAGCATATGTGTTTGGAActattttgattcatttttgtGCACTGTGCAGGaaaagtttttgatcttgtCAGCTTTGCGGCTCAAGAGTCAAATGCAACAGTTTTTCTTTCCTCTGAATCGGAATCAAAAATTGGTATGCATGCAAATAGGTttccttattcttttttttctgcATCTTTCTCATATCTTTTGAGATTCATCCAAAGTTAAGCCATATGAATTAAGTTGCACCAGTAGTTTCTCTACATGTCTATCATATGTTTGCTGATATATAAATGAGCTTCAATCACTTAATttggtattttaaaaaaaaaaactgcatagAGATTTAACATGAGGTCGCCTGTCATGTTCCAATCGGGACTTGGTTTGCTTCATTTTGCCTGACGGTTTAAGTTAGCATTGAAGGTCATAGAAGAGGAAAGGAAGTGTCGTGTAGGAATATCATAGTCTAATTTTTTTGGCATCTATTTTGATTATGAGGTCTTTAAAATTGGGTGAGCCTTGGCCACACCCCCATGCTAGCCTCGTTGTGCATGCATGGGCATGCCAAGGGCACCACGCTATCCTCGGCCACACCACCACCCATAGGCAAGCCCCCGCATGCATGGGCACTCCTAGGTGGCCGCACACACCCCAATAGGCATGCCAAGTGTGATACCTTATACTAACTGATAAGGGTAAaaggtgtatgagatcccacattgtttgggaatgagaagttcatgctctttataatagtttcaatgaggctccaattgaaTCATTGACAAGTTATTTCGGAATATAAGCTCAAATGTGGCTTGAGCCTCCCTTGGGGCTTTATAAATGGTATAAGAGCTTATTCTgactagaaatgtgggacttgagtcgtGCCACCTACGACGGACTGGACTAACGAGGACGTCAGTTATTTAAGAGAGGAAGATTGTGATATCTCATACTGACTTATAAGGGTAGATgttgtatgagatcccacattgtttgagatgaaaaagttcatgctctttataatggttccaatgctccaattgtattattgactagtctgcccttttgaagtataggcccAGTAGTTTGGGCCTCCCTTGGGGCGCTACACCGAGGTTAGCGTGGTGCTCTTGGCTTGCCCATCCATGCATGGCGAGGCTAGCGTGGAGGTGTGGGCGAGGCTCACCcaccagcatgcatgcatgcatgcatgacaaggAATTTTTATATGCTTATCACATTGAATTTTGTTGGTGTTTGATCCCGTGAGGTTTGTCGTCAACATTTAGTTTTACATCTTTCATCTGGCTGTCAGTTTACCCATCATAGATTGAGAGTAATTATGTTTGTTTGACGCGATCTTTTGTTCGATTGTTTTAGTAATTATATTTGTTGTTAGCGATATTGTTAGTGTTGTCATTGATAATGAGCTTTTGAGCACTCCCATGATATTGTTCATGTGTTGGCAGTTGGGAAGATTTCACGGCTGGTTTCCCTTGTCCATTATCCAGATCCTGATGAAAGTCGAAAACCCATTTCCAACAACTTGAGACATTTTCAGAAATCTAGGGGAATTTCACTGACAAATTCATCCCGTCAATTTTCTACACAAAGTACCCTGCTTAGAAACTCACAATCAACAAGTGGATATTCGGGTTCCACACACAATAGCAGACG encodes:
- the LOC121256090 gene encoding mediator-associated protein 2, encoding MDSDNEQGYKPPPEFQVEAAKEPLIDPSSTDSKELWLIQWPNGKELPGLDGQELSLKLHHDGKLGSFEDSSGKVFDLVSFAAQESNATVFLSSESESKIVGKISRLVSLVHYPDPDESRKPISNNLRHFQKSRGISLTNSSRQFSTQSTLLRNSQSTSGYSGSTHNSRRRSCLSEEGEPSKPVKRRRARESTGSAERSTRDSERGHSAVTS